A single genomic interval of Drosophila virilis strain 15010-1051.87 chromosome 2, Dvir_AGI_RSII-ME, whole genome shotgun sequence harbors:
- the LOC6630575 gene encoding uncharacterized protein isoform X3, with the protein MELIKKYKQGKLTTGDVRNLNLLVICLLVLVAIFSIMWSVSLHVLSGDFYDGIISAKIMFKDRDYGQMDNRSKEIFQQDLQKVAQLPYELNETPQSLKSDSPETKKPKYKFEHIYEPKDNAPLLARLVSEREQENALQATTTTTSAPPEMVPNAEADRKFLASQSIDTHATRWSRGIGAQFVYTFPLISEAVAIIWTAMCLIYQTGNKKTSVLPKPWRIVVPSILIFTLMSLGSAAYTILTNGYLRRLCGHLRQGLTNPQAISCGDAIALLRPLIHDHSVSHDVYLDLFRCSYIISMILWLLALLVMVLRYIYAFDFQLVDIDDMFDHRPAGAQHIQPIYNKVLQSSPQHQQQQLRPRSEDDYQSAKSRLSDVAMPLLELKAQEQQQQQRQQTHLTTVA; encoded by the exons ATGGAGCTGATAAAAAAGTACAAGCAGGGAAAGTTAACAACTGGCGATGTGCGCAACTTGAATC tTCTAGTAATATGTCTCTTGGTGCTCGTGGCAATTTTCTCCATTATGTGGAGCGTTTCACTGCATGTGCTATCCGGCGATTTCTACGATGGAATCATCAGTGCCAAAATAATGTTTAAGGATCGCGACTATGGCCAAATGGATAACAGAAGCAAGGAGATCTTCCAGCAGGATCTGCAAAAAGTGGCACAGCTTCCGTATGAATTAAATGAAACGCCGCAATCGCTGAAGAGCGACAGCC CAGAAaccaaaaagccaaaatacAAATTCGAACATATCTACGAGCCCAAAGATAATGCGCCCCTGCTGGCCCGGCTGGTCAGCGAAAGGGAGCAGGAAAATGCGctgcaggcaacaacaaccacaacaagtGCACCGCCTGAGATGGTGCCCAATGCGGAAGCGGATCGCAAATTTCTGGCTAGCC AGTCCATAGATACACATGCCACTCGCTGGAGTCGCGGCATTGGCGCCCAGTTTGTTTACACATTTCCACTGATATCCGAGGCTGTGGCCATTATCTGGACGGCCATGTGTCTCATCTATCAAACAGGCAACAAGAAAACATC TGTACTGCCCAAACCTTGGCGGATTGTGGTGCCCTCCATATTGATCTTCACGCTGATGAGCCTGGGCAGCGCTGCATACACGATACTGACCAATGGCTATCTGAGACGTCTGTGTGGGCATTTGCGGCAGGGTCTCACCAATCCCCAGGCCATCAG CTGTGGCGATGCGATTGCCCTGCTGCGGCCGCTCATCCACGACCACAGCGTCTCGCACGATGTGTATCTGGACCTCTTCCGTTGCAGCTATATTATTAGCATGATCCTGTGGCTCTTGGCGCTGCTGGTCATGGTGCTGCGTTACATATATGCCTTTGATTTCCAGCTGGTTGATATCGATGATATGTTCGATCATCGCCCAGCTGGCGCTCAGCACATACAACCCATTTATAACAAGGTGCTGCAGTCCAGTccacagcatcagcagcagcagttgagACCCAGGTCGGAGGATGATTATCAGAGCGCCAAGTCACGGCTTAGCGATGTGGCCATGCCGCTGCTCGAGCTGAAAGCCcaggaacaacagcaacaacaacggcaacaaacaCACTTAACAACTGTCGCCTAA
- the LOC6630575 gene encoding uncharacterized protein isoform X4, which produces MELIKKYKQGKLTTGDVRNLNLLVICLLVLVAIFSIMWSVSLHVLSGDFYDGIISAKIMFKDRDYGQMDNRSKEIFQQDLQKVAQLPYELNETPQSLKSDSQTKKPKYKFEHIYEPKDNAPLLARLVSEREQENALQATTTTTSAPPEMVPNAEADRKFLASQSIDTHATRWSRGIGAQFVYTFPLISEAVAIIWTAMCLIYQTGNKKTSVLPKPWRIVVPSILIFTLMSLGSAAYTILTNGYLRRLCGHLRQGLTNPQAISCGDAIALLRPLIHDHSVSHDVYLDLFRCSYIISMILWLLALLVMVLRYIYAFDFQLVDIDDMFDHRPAGAQHIQPIYNKVLQSSPQHQQQQLRPRSEDDYQSAKSRLSDVAMPLLELKAQEQQQQQRQQTHLTTVA; this is translated from the exons ATGGAGCTGATAAAAAAGTACAAGCAGGGAAAGTTAACAACTGGCGATGTGCGCAACTTGAATC tTCTAGTAATATGTCTCTTGGTGCTCGTGGCAATTTTCTCCATTATGTGGAGCGTTTCACTGCATGTGCTATCCGGCGATTTCTACGATGGAATCATCAGTGCCAAAATAATGTTTAAGGATCGCGACTATGGCCAAATGGATAACAGAAGCAAGGAGATCTTCCAGCAGGATCTGCAAAAAGTGGCACAGCTTCCGTATGAATTAAATGAAACGCCGCAATCGCTGAAGAGCGACAGCC AAaccaaaaagccaaaatacAAATTCGAACATATCTACGAGCCCAAAGATAATGCGCCCCTGCTGGCCCGGCTGGTCAGCGAAAGGGAGCAGGAAAATGCGctgcaggcaacaacaaccacaacaagtGCACCGCCTGAGATGGTGCCCAATGCGGAAGCGGATCGCAAATTTCTGGCTAGCC AGTCCATAGATACACATGCCACTCGCTGGAGTCGCGGCATTGGCGCCCAGTTTGTTTACACATTTCCACTGATATCCGAGGCTGTGGCCATTATCTGGACGGCCATGTGTCTCATCTATCAAACAGGCAACAAGAAAACATC TGTACTGCCCAAACCTTGGCGGATTGTGGTGCCCTCCATATTGATCTTCACGCTGATGAGCCTGGGCAGCGCTGCATACACGATACTGACCAATGGCTATCTGAGACGTCTGTGTGGGCATTTGCGGCAGGGTCTCACCAATCCCCAGGCCATCAG CTGTGGCGATGCGATTGCCCTGCTGCGGCCGCTCATCCACGACCACAGCGTCTCGCACGATGTGTATCTGGACCTCTTCCGTTGCAGCTATATTATTAGCATGATCCTGTGGCTCTTGGCGCTGCTGGTCATGGTGCTGCGTTACATATATGCCTTTGATTTCCAGCTGGTTGATATCGATGATATGTTCGATCATCGCCCAGCTGGCGCTCAGCACATACAACCCATTTATAACAAGGTGCTGCAGTCCAGTccacagcatcagcagcagcagttgagACCCAGGTCGGAGGATGATTATCAGAGCGCCAAGTCACGGCTTAGCGATGTGGCCATGCCGCTGCTCGAGCTGAAAGCCcaggaacaacagcaacaacaacggcaacaaacaCACTTAACAACTGTCGCCTAA
- the LOC6630575 gene encoding uncharacterized protein isoform X1 — MTASALMSTPKRIRQIGESLTMLTKEAHHGVVRCELLVICLLVLVAIFSIMWSVSLHVLSGDFYDGIISAKIMFKDRDYGQMDNRSKEIFQQDLQKVAQLPYELNETPQSLKSDSPETKKPKYKFEHIYEPKDNAPLLARLVSEREQENALQATTTTTSAPPEMVPNAEADRKFLASQSIDTHATRWSRGIGAQFVYTFPLISEAVAIIWTAMCLIYQTGNKKTSVLPKPWRIVVPSILIFTLMSLGSAAYTILTNGYLRRLCGHLRQGLTNPQAISCGDAIALLRPLIHDHSVSHDVYLDLFRCSYIISMILWLLALLVMVLRYIYAFDFQLVDIDDMFDHRPAGAQHIQPIYNKVLQSSPQHQQQQLRPRSEDDYQSAKSRLSDVAMPLLELKAQEQQQQQRQQTHLTTVA, encoded by the exons tTCTAGTAATATGTCTCTTGGTGCTCGTGGCAATTTTCTCCATTATGTGGAGCGTTTCACTGCATGTGCTATCCGGCGATTTCTACGATGGAATCATCAGTGCCAAAATAATGTTTAAGGATCGCGACTATGGCCAAATGGATAACAGAAGCAAGGAGATCTTCCAGCAGGATCTGCAAAAAGTGGCACAGCTTCCGTATGAATTAAATGAAACGCCGCAATCGCTGAAGAGCGACAGCC CAGAAaccaaaaagccaaaatacAAATTCGAACATATCTACGAGCCCAAAGATAATGCGCCCCTGCTGGCCCGGCTGGTCAGCGAAAGGGAGCAGGAAAATGCGctgcaggcaacaacaaccacaacaagtGCACCGCCTGAGATGGTGCCCAATGCGGAAGCGGATCGCAAATTTCTGGCTAGCC AGTCCATAGATACACATGCCACTCGCTGGAGTCGCGGCATTGGCGCCCAGTTTGTTTACACATTTCCACTGATATCCGAGGCTGTGGCCATTATCTGGACGGCCATGTGTCTCATCTATCAAACAGGCAACAAGAAAACATC TGTACTGCCCAAACCTTGGCGGATTGTGGTGCCCTCCATATTGATCTTCACGCTGATGAGCCTGGGCAGCGCTGCATACACGATACTGACCAATGGCTATCTGAGACGTCTGTGTGGGCATTTGCGGCAGGGTCTCACCAATCCCCAGGCCATCAG CTGTGGCGATGCGATTGCCCTGCTGCGGCCGCTCATCCACGACCACAGCGTCTCGCACGATGTGTATCTGGACCTCTTCCGTTGCAGCTATATTATTAGCATGATCCTGTGGCTCTTGGCGCTGCTGGTCATGGTGCTGCGTTACATATATGCCTTTGATTTCCAGCTGGTTGATATCGATGATATGTTCGATCATCGCCCAGCTGGCGCTCAGCACATACAACCCATTTATAACAAGGTGCTGCAGTCCAGTccacagcatcagcagcagcagttgagACCCAGGTCGGAGGATGATTATCAGAGCGCCAAGTCACGGCTTAGCGATGTGGCCATGCCGCTGCTCGAGCTGAAAGCCcaggaacaacagcaacaacaacggcaacaaacaCACTTAACAACTGTCGCCTAA
- the LOC6630575 gene encoding uncharacterized protein isoform X2, translating to MTASALMSTPKRIRQIGESLTMLTKEAHHGVVRCELLVICLLVLVAIFSIMWSVSLHVLSGDFYDGIISAKIMFKDRDYGQMDNRSKEIFQQDLQKVAQLPYELNETPQSLKSDSQTKKPKYKFEHIYEPKDNAPLLARLVSEREQENALQATTTTTSAPPEMVPNAEADRKFLASQSIDTHATRWSRGIGAQFVYTFPLISEAVAIIWTAMCLIYQTGNKKTSVLPKPWRIVVPSILIFTLMSLGSAAYTILTNGYLRRLCGHLRQGLTNPQAISCGDAIALLRPLIHDHSVSHDVYLDLFRCSYIISMILWLLALLVMVLRYIYAFDFQLVDIDDMFDHRPAGAQHIQPIYNKVLQSSPQHQQQQLRPRSEDDYQSAKSRLSDVAMPLLELKAQEQQQQQRQQTHLTTVA from the exons tTCTAGTAATATGTCTCTTGGTGCTCGTGGCAATTTTCTCCATTATGTGGAGCGTTTCACTGCATGTGCTATCCGGCGATTTCTACGATGGAATCATCAGTGCCAAAATAATGTTTAAGGATCGCGACTATGGCCAAATGGATAACAGAAGCAAGGAGATCTTCCAGCAGGATCTGCAAAAAGTGGCACAGCTTCCGTATGAATTAAATGAAACGCCGCAATCGCTGAAGAGCGACAGCC AAaccaaaaagccaaaatacAAATTCGAACATATCTACGAGCCCAAAGATAATGCGCCCCTGCTGGCCCGGCTGGTCAGCGAAAGGGAGCAGGAAAATGCGctgcaggcaacaacaaccacaacaagtGCACCGCCTGAGATGGTGCCCAATGCGGAAGCGGATCGCAAATTTCTGGCTAGCC AGTCCATAGATACACATGCCACTCGCTGGAGTCGCGGCATTGGCGCCCAGTTTGTTTACACATTTCCACTGATATCCGAGGCTGTGGCCATTATCTGGACGGCCATGTGTCTCATCTATCAAACAGGCAACAAGAAAACATC TGTACTGCCCAAACCTTGGCGGATTGTGGTGCCCTCCATATTGATCTTCACGCTGATGAGCCTGGGCAGCGCTGCATACACGATACTGACCAATGGCTATCTGAGACGTCTGTGTGGGCATTTGCGGCAGGGTCTCACCAATCCCCAGGCCATCAG CTGTGGCGATGCGATTGCCCTGCTGCGGCCGCTCATCCACGACCACAGCGTCTCGCACGATGTGTATCTGGACCTCTTCCGTTGCAGCTATATTATTAGCATGATCCTGTGGCTCTTGGCGCTGCTGGTCATGGTGCTGCGTTACATATATGCCTTTGATTTCCAGCTGGTTGATATCGATGATATGTTCGATCATCGCCCAGCTGGCGCTCAGCACATACAACCCATTTATAACAAGGTGCTGCAGTCCAGTccacagcatcagcagcagcagttgagACCCAGGTCGGAGGATGATTATCAGAGCGCCAAGTCACGGCTTAGCGATGTGGCCATGCCGCTGCTCGAGCTGAAAGCCcaggaacaacagcaacaacaacggcaacaaacaCACTTAACAACTGTCGCCTAA